A single region of the Sorex araneus isolate mSorAra2 chromosome 7, mSorAra2.pri, whole genome shotgun sequence genome encodes:
- the ANXA5 gene encoding annexin A5, with protein sequence MAQGLRGTVTDFPGFDERADAETLRKAMKGLGTDEESILTLLTSRSNAQRQEIAVAFKTLFGRDLLDDLKSELTGKFEKLIVALMKPSQLYDAYELKHALKGAGTDEKVLTEIIASRTPAELTAIKQVYEEEYGSSLEDDVVGDTSGYYQRMLVVLLQANRDPDAGIDEALVEQDAQALFQAGELKWGTDEEKFITIFGTRSVSHLRRVFDKYMTISGFQIEETIDRETSGNLEQLLLAVVKSIRSIPAYLAETLYYAMKGAGTDDHTLIRVVVSRSEIDLFNIRKEFRKNFATSLYSMIKGDTSGDYKKALLLLCGGEDD encoded by the exons GGTCTCAGAGGCACTGTAACAGACTTCCCTGGATTCGATGAGCGTGCTGATGCCGAAACTCTTCGGAAGGCCATGAAAGGCTTAG GTACCGATGAAGAGAGCATCCTGACTTTGCTGACATCCCGAAGCAATGCCCAACGCCAGGAAATTGCAGTGGCATTTAAAACTCTGTTTGGCCGG GACCTTCTAGATGACCTAAAGTCAGAATTAActggaaaatttgaaaaattgattGTGGCTCTGATGAAACCATCTCAGCTGTATGATGCCTATGAGCTGAAGCATGCCCTAAAG GGAGCTGGGACAGATGAGAAAGTGCTGACGGAGATCATTGCCTCGAGGACCCCCGCAGAACTGACCGCCATAAAGCAAGTCTATGAAGAAG AATATGGTTCAAGCCTGGAAGATGATGTAGTGGGGGACACTTCAGGTTACTACCAGAGGATGTTGGTGGTCCTCCTTCAG GCCAATAGAGACCCTGATGCTGGAATTGATGAAGCTCTGGTTGAACAAGATGCTCAG GCTCTGTTTCAGGCCGGAGAGCTGAAATGGGGAACTGATGAGGAAAAGTTTATCACAATCTTTGGAACAAGAAGTGTTTCTCACCTGAGAAGGG TGTTTGACAAATACATGACCATATCAGGATTTCAGATTGAGGAAACCATTGACCGAGAGACCTCTGGTAATTTGGAGCAACTTCTCCTTGCTGTTG TGAAATCGATTCGAAGCATACCTGCCTATCTGGCAGAAACACTTTACTATGCAATGAAA ggaGCTGGGACAGATGATCATACCCTCATCAGAGTTGTGGTTTCCAGGAGTGAGATTGATCTGTTTAACATAAGGAAGGAATTTAGGAAGAATTTTGCCACCTCTCTTTATTCCATGATTAAG GGCGATACCTCTGGGGACTATAAGAAAGCCCTCCTGCTGCTCTGTGGAGGAGAAGATGACTGA